CAAAATGGTATGCCCCGCCTCTACTGCGCTATTAACATTGGACTTTCTGCTGACTCTGCTCGATTAGGCTTTCCGTCTCACAAACAATAATGACTTGACGACTAGTGCTGTGGTCGCCCCAGGCGGTATCACTCTACCGGATGTACTCACCGAGGCTGATTTGTTTATGAATCTTGATTCGTCTCTCCTCATACCCCAGCCCCTCTCGCTGGAACCGGAGGGAAAGCGACCAGGCCCATCAATGGACTTCGGAAGTCAACTATTCCCCGATACCGGTCTGCGACGCTCTGCTTCTCAGGAGCCTGCATTGCTAGAGGATCCGGGTGACCTGCAGCTTAACCTTGGACTGGATGATGAGACGAATTTGTCGTTCTCCCATGACTTTAGCATGGAAGTGGGACGAGACGCCCCAGCTCCCCGCCCAATGGAAGAGGACAACTTCAGTGATGCCGGGAAAGTCATCGACGTGGGAGATCTGGGACTTAACCTTGGGGAGGATGACACACCTTTGGATGCTGTGAACTTCGATGCCAACGAGGACAATTTCTTACCACTTGACGAACCCATGGATCTCGGGGACGACACGGTAGTTGCTGATGGTAACGATGAGCGATTTGAGCGTGAAAGTACTCTCACGGAAGTTTCTGAGGACATGATCGAGCGCCTGAATACGGAGCATGAGGGTGATTATATGCACGACGAGGAGCAAGACGATGAGACCATCCAGCATGCTCAGCGTGCGAAGCGGAGGAAGCAGCTCCCTACCATTGAGCTTGATGAAGCTGTTGAGTTCAAAGGAAACTCTTATTTCCGAATCCAACAAGAACAGTTATCCGAGACTCTGAAGCCTGCGTCTTTTCTTCCCCGCGATCCTGTGCTCCTGACACTTATGAACATGCAAAAGAACGGTGACTTTGTCTCTAATGTCATGGGCGGCGGCCGCGGGCGTGGCTGGGCTCCTGAGATCCGTGATCTTCTCTCTTTTGACACTGTCAGGAAGGCTGGTGAGCTGAAACGCAAACGCGACAGTGGGATCTCAGATATGGACGTtgatgctgccgctgctccagctctggaaATCGAAGAAGAGGCGATTGTCCCGGTGGATGAGGGTGTCGGCATGGAATCAACCCTGCACCAGCGCTCAGAGATTGACTTCCctggtgatgaagaggatcaTCTGCGTCTCAGTGACGACGAGGGAGCTCAGCAGCCACTTGAAGATTTTGACGATACTATTACACCAGTTGACAGCGCGTTGGTGTCGGTCGGTACGAAACGTGCGGTACACGTCCTGCGGGACTGCCTCGGCAACGCAGAGCAAAAGAAAGCCGTCAAGTTTCAGGACCTCCTGCCTGAAAAGAAGGCTACTAGGGCTGACGCGACCAAAATGTTCTTTGAAgttctggttctggcaaCCAAAGATGCTGTTCAAGTGGAGCAGCGCTCGAATACCGTCGGCGGACCGATCAAGATTAGCGGCAAGCGCTCACTCTGGGGTCAATGGGCTGAAGAGGACGCTACCGGTGAAGTCAGCCAAGCTCAGGTTGCGGCTTAAACTATCTTGAAGGGTGGAAATTGCGTCTTCTGTACAGTTATTTTCTGTGTTTATCTATTCGGTTGAACTGGTTTCTGGAGCTGGACTGTTGGATTGCTACTTTCTATAGTCGGGCGTTTGGGGCGCACTTGATATCCTTTTCTTCAGGTGTCATCGCTTGGTCCGCGAATCTTTTTTTGGCGAGTGCTTCTGGTCGATAGGTTAGCTTTTGTGTTAGTAGATACTTCTAATCAAAATTCTACATCTTACTAAAAGCGACAATCTCAATAGTTGCCTCTTTTCGATTAAAGTCGATCACTGCCCATATTGTGACATTGTTTtattgcttttgctgccaCGAGGTGGAGAATTTACCCTACAGACGTGCAGATAATGTTCGCGGCCGTTACAGAGTGTATGGAGCATGGAACCCTAGTTGATTGAACATATATCGAGCCCCAACCATCGTATATTAGAGCCCTATACTAGAGTCATAGCCTGGGTATCTCTAGCGCCCAAATCTGATATAGTCGAAAGGCATACTTGCTACTGTCGGCACCAAACAACGAGCTACTGAGCTCGCGAGGAACGCTTGGCGTGAGCTTTCATGGTCGTCAAGCTTCAACTGATAAGGAGCGACCAAAATTTAGCAcgttcggcatctcctttcCGAGTCTACTCCAAGCTTTGTCATTCAATCATGTCTTTGCTACCTACGCCAATTTTGCCCAATCACTCCACCCTCTGCCAGGCGCGCGATTCCTTCGGTTGAATGCTAGTTGATGTTCATTCTTGACTCATTTCTCAACAGTGCAAAAGTCGGCAATTGGAGACAACTACGTAGCTTTCGCAACTTTGACATAAGAGCCAAGTCTGCGGCTACGTTCTTGTCAATTGCCTCCGCATATCCTTTTATCGGTCAACTCTCAAGTCTTCCAAGCTTCTCTCTGAGAGCTGTTCGACTAGCGATCCATGGAGCTCAACTTTTCAAGTGTTTGGACTGAATAACTTGTCGACCATGAGCGAGAATCAAACGGCCGAATTCCCCGCACATGCGGAAAGCCCGAAGGCATCTCCAAATTGGCAAAATTCCGAAAGCGAAAAGACCGATGAAGGAGGAATCGACATAGGAATGCCGGATGGTGTTGCGGAAGATGGTTTCGAACCGATCAAGCCTGCCGCAACGACAGATAACAGCCAACTGCAAAAACTACACAGCACCTGCTCTCGCCCTGTTGAGCGCAGTTGGTCCCTGAATGATGGATATAGTTGCAATAATGAAGTGGATGTGGAAGTCAATACCGGCGATTCGCAAGGTACAGAGGATACTGCGTCATCTGATTTTGTCGTGCGGTGGGATGAGAATGACCCGATGAATCCAAGAAATTTCAATAAAGTTAGGAGATGGATTATTGTTATCATATGCTCAACGGGGTCTCTTTGCGTGTGAGTGTTGGCAGGCTCGATTGTGTCTCGAAAAGTACTGACATCTTGGGAAAGCACCTGCACCTCGAGTATGTACACTGTTACTTACGATCAATTGACCGAGGAGTTCAACTGCAGCCGGATTGTTGCGACGCTCGGCTTatctttcttcatctggggTCTAGGGTTAGGACCCCTCGTTCTAGGACCACTGTCAGAGGTATATTTACATCCCATTTATATAAGGCTTCACTAAAGAGGTACAGTTCTATGGCCGCAGAAACATATACATCACCTCATTCATATTCTTCCTGATATGGCTTGTTCCCTGCGCCGTTGCAAAGAATATTCAAACAATGATTGTCAGTCGAttcttcaatggccttgCCGGCAGCGCGTTCTTATCTGTAGCTGGAGGGACTGTTGGTGATCTCTTTGACCGTCATGAGCTGTCGGCACCGATGATGCTGTACACGGCCTCACCATTTGTAGGCCCAGAATTGGGTCCACTGTATGCTTTAGATGCTCTTCTCAGAAATGTACAAGCGCTAATTCTTCCAGGGTTGGCGGGTTCATTAACCAGTATACGACTTGGTATGTACGTTGTGATTGGTGGAAGGCATGTACTGACTGTATCTGATAGGCGTTGGACGTTCTATGTGCTTCTGATATGGACTGGCACGTTGCTGGCCATGCTAGTACTGTTCGTTCCTGAAACATACCACCCAGTGTAAGTACTTTCCGAATGCTGGGAATGCGTTCTGACGGGTGTAGGCTGCTGAAGCGAAAGGCAGTGAAACTCAGAAAAGAGACCGGGGATGACCGTTGGATCGCTTCAATCGAGAAGATGGACCGGTCAATCGCGCAGACAGTCTTGAAATCTCTTTATAGgcctattctcttgctcacTCTGGAGCCGATGTGCCTGAACCTCTGCGTATTTTCTGCCATACTTCTAGGAATCCTttatcttttcttcggcGCCTTTCAACTAGTATTCGGCAATGTATATGGCATGGAGCTGTACCAACGCGGTCTGTGCTTCCTTGGAATGTTCGTGGGAATGAGCTTCGCAATAGCGTCTGATCCATTCTGGCGCCGAATATACagaaagttggagaagaaagccaacgACGTTGGGGAGGGCTTTCAGCCGGAGTGGCGTCTACCTCCTGGTGTGTACTGCCTGAACCCTGGCGGCACTCGTATGCTTGTCGAAACGCTGCTAACCGTTCAGCCATTGCCGGGGGACCCTTGGTCACAATAGGGCTCTTCATTTTTGCGTGGACCATCTACCCCCATGTGCACTGGATTGTACCGATTATCGGCAGTGGCTTTTTTGGAGCGGGGTAAGTTTTCAACTGGACTGGTTTGACAGGCTACTTGTCCTCCGCCTTGTGCATGAAGAAACATTGGCCCTGACGTGCGCAGGACTGTTTTGGTGTACTCCGGGGTCTTCACCTTCCTGGTTGATGCATATCCCACATATGCAGCCAGTGCGCTATCGGCGAATAGTTTCGCGCGTTCAAGCTTTGGTGGAATATTTCCCCTTTTTGGGATACAGAGTATGGTCTCCCTGCTTTTGCGTTGATAGCAGACAGCATTCCCCTCGCGTTCGTGatttttgcttttgctgaATGTCGGCTCTGGCCATTTGCATGGTGCTCAGCCTTGAACTATATGGTCCCCGACTCGGGGACTACCCAAGATATTTGCGCAACCTTGACCCTTAGCACCCGGGTTATGCCTTGACCGCCAGTTACTAACAGAAAGAACGCAGTGTACAACAGGCTAGGATATCACTGGGCGACTTCGTTGCTTGCTTTCCTGACACTGGTGATGGCACCGTTTCCGTACGTCTTCTCCCCAGCTCTGGTCAAGATCGTCTTGTTCAGTTTCCTTTTCCAACATCCTTCTCGGACACCAGCTTGTGCAGAACGCTGTGGCACCGAGTTCAGCCTCCCTTGCATGGGCCGTTCTGCAAGTCCACGACGGGATGACGCATTGGACTTCTTTGTGTGTTCGGGCTGCCTTTCACCTATCGGGGCATCGCCAACCTTGATTAGCTTGTGCGATGCGGGCCTATGCTGGGATAGATCTAGAAACAAATGAGCTAACGTGAACGTTTGTGACACTGCGCAGGTACCTATTCTTCCGGTTCGGAAAATCTataaggaagaagagccgaTTTGCTACGGCGTAGATGCACCGATTTAGGTCCAAAACGTTGCGCAGAAAATGAGGATACGATCTTGACCCAGTGGGCTGAAGTCGTCCTACGACGCAACAAGCTATCCTGGGCGGCCGACCAGGATTAATCcctggagatgcagatggcGGGCCTCCCAAGGCAATAGCTTTCCAAACTCGGCCCCATAGACTTACTGTACATATGTAATTTGGATACATAGGTAGAAAATATGACATAGAATGTGCTTACTAGTTCTAAGTATACTACGCGCCGGCCTCGCTTACAGCGATGAATCTCCACCTCTAAGCTGAAAGCGCCTAGAAGATATAGTCAGTCAGATATCAGCATAATGCTCCAATAGTAGAATTGCAGTAGCATGAACCGGTCAGGATCAGAAACGCATCGCAATCTGGACTGGAAGATGATGCCTGAGCCACAACAGGACCGAAACGGCAAAATCACACGCACGCAGCGAGCACAGCGTCATCTTGTTGGTTATCCTGTGCATCACCAAGAACCGCAGCGTGGAGGTTGAGCATCTCGTGCCGAGGTTTGGGGAATGAATAACGGCTCTTGAATGGCTTCAGCCCGGGCAAAATCGGCACCACGGGTATTCTCGGAATATCTGCCTGAGGGTGCTTGTATGTGAATGCAATAGCTGGACTTATATCTCGATCTGGATCTCTGCCTAGGACACACGTGGCTCTCATGTGAAGCTCTAGCTGCCAGCAATTGTGACAGTCTGTTTCCCCTTTCTTCTGACTCCTTTTGATCAATGATTACTTCGACTGCTCGACTGTGCACGCGACTGTGGAACTGCGGTGGCCTATCAGTGCGCGTGCTTTACCATCCAAAAAAGCCTCAATGCCAGCTTGACTCGGACCACGTTTGTTACTTAAATCCAGGCACGCACGCTCCGGTTGCATACAGATCGCCTAGTCTACTCCAGATTGAGGTCATAAGTTGGCTCCTGTCCCTGTCATAATTTAATAATATCAGCCCTTCGAAAGACCGTTAAATCGCTCACCTCCAAACGGTCTCTGTCTCCCCGCAGCACCGCCCGGCAAGTGTGAGTGTGAGTCTCACGCTTCCATCCGCCCGCCGCCAAGTACTCCCacactttttttttatgattAATTCTTGCTGATGTGCTAATGAAACAAGGCACGTTGCTGTCCCTAGGTAGTTTTAGTTTGGCTGAGCGCGATTTTGTCTCCAATTTCACAATCACATTCCTTCTCCACGGACTGTTCCCAaactttctttttctcctagTCGTGTCTTCCCCTCCCTTCTtacctttctttccttcccccACACATTCCATCCATTCTATGTTCTTAGATCGACTCTCGCCGAACTAAACGTCAATCTGGATTCCCACCGGTGCGTGGGTCACGAGGGAGTTTTGTTCGCCGGCggtgacgacgacgaagccgaTTCTCAGAGCGTGACGACCCATTTCCGGGGAGAAGCCTTTAACCGATCCCGTACCGATCTGTCACCCCGGATTCGTCACTTCAATAGTCCAGACGAACGACGCATCCCGCCACCTCTTCGGTCCTTTTCATCATCGCGAGCTTGTCGATTAATGGAAAATGGAGACGGAGACAGGCAAGGGCGCTACTGCTCCCCCTGCAGAATCTAGTGGGGTCGAACAAGATACCGCAGCCGTTGGCGCGCCCGCCGACCAGCCGCCCAAGACTAATGCGAACGCGACTTCGAATGCGAACGGCGAAGATCAGCCGGCCAACGGCCAGAAAGCGAACCCGAAGGATCCGTcaagaccgaggaggaagaaggcgcggCGCGCCTGTTTTGCTTGTCAGCGGGCGCATCTAACGTGCGGTACGCTCCTGCCCTGCTCAGGTACCCGTGTCCTGGGCGCGCCAACTAACAGAGTGTGTAGGTGATGAGAGACCATGTCAACGCTGCATCAAGCGCGGGCTCCAAGATGCCTGCCATGATGGGGTTCGCAAGAAGGCCAAGTACCTGCATGACGCGCCAGACGGCGCTCTGATGCCTGGGATCGGCGGCAATAATTTCTACAACAACAATTCAATGTCGAACGGTGTCCCATCGGGTGGCATAAATATGAATGGCGCGAATACCGTCAATTCAGCGGCGAGTACGCAGAATTCGAGCGCAAACTTCTATCCTACTCCGCAGTCGAACTACAGCTTATACCAGGAGAATCCGATCAACCACCAAAACTCTTTCCCATCGCAATCGCCGGTGTCCCCGACCTTTAGCTTGAAGACCAACCCAACCCCTCGCAATACCGCACctaacaacaacaataataATGCCTTAACGTCTTCGATGCCCCAACCCGCGACCACTGGTGTGTCGAATGCACccaaccagagccagaatccGTTCGCCGGCCCGTTCTTCGACCCCAGTGATCCGGCTCTTTTCAACTTTGATCTGTCGAGTATGAATTTTGAAAACCGATATGGTGCGCTGGAGTTCGGTATGCTTGGACACATGGCTACTGGGGCTGGCGACTCTCCAGACTCTGGCACCCACAGAGGATCGATGGGCCGCAGCGGTTCGACGCAGTTTGCGTCTACGCCTATTGGAGGAACTACGACGTTCGGCGAGAGCCCGCAGAATCAGCAGCCATTCATGTTCGGGGATCCGCTATTGAACGAGTGGCCGAGTGGACAGACCTCGGGCCAACCGCACGTGAATGTCGGCGTATATCCGCAGTCTAGCCAGGGCAACGTGATACCGGGACATCTGTCTAAGCCTGATGCGCCTCACGCTTTCGCAATTGAAAGTGGACCGAACAACTTCACTAGCCCGGGCGCGGCGACGAGCCCGCAGATCAACAGCGGCGGATATGAAGATGCGAACGCGTTTAACAATGTTGTGACGAAGTCTAATGGACTATCTGTGAACGGACAGCAACGTCCTCCGACCATTTCTACACCGAGTTTGAAGCACCAAAGCCTGCAGATGAACAAACGACGTCACCGCAATCCATCGGCAGTCTACGAAAGCGTCAAGGAGCCGTACGCGTATACCAGTCGCTTCCATAGCCTAACGGCGTTTATTCAACGGCGCTTCTCGCCGCAGAAGACACTGCAGATTGCCAAAGCCCTGGCATCTATTCGACCTTCATTTATTGCAACAACCAAAACACTAAACCGGGATGATCTTATCTTTATGGAGAAGTGCTTTCAGCGGACACTCTGGGAGTATGAGGATTTCATCAACGCTTGCGGCACACCGACCATTGTTTGCCGGCGCACTGGCGAGGTTGCAGCTGTTGGGAAAGAATTTAGCATCTTGACGGGATGGAAGAAAGAGGTATTACTAGGAAAGGAGCCGAATTATAATGTCAACACAGGTGGTTCATCGGCCGCAAATTCCCGAAACATCACGCCACGTAGCTCCGTTGAAAGCACTGGCCGTCCTCATCCGGTGTTTCTGGCGGAACTGTTGGACGATGACAGCGTGGTAGAATTTTACGAAGACTTTGCGCGATTAGCATTCGGGGATTCGCGCGGCAGCGTGACAACGCGCTGCAAATTGCTCAAATACAAAACAAAAGAGGACATGGAAGCGGCACAGTCCGATGACAACGGGCAGCGGTGGAACAACCACCTGCGTAAGGGGGGAATTGCGAACGAGGCCGGGATGAACCAGTTAGGATTCAAAGATGGCAAAGTCGAGTGCGCCTACTGCTGGACAGTCAAGCGCGACGTGTTCGACATCCCTATGTTAATAGTGATGAACGtgcgtcttcctcttccctgaACCCGAACTTCATTATGAGCTAACATTGATCAGTTCCTGCCTTGTATTTGAAAGGAGAGTGTTATTATTGCGCCGCTTAATTCGCTGTATATGATTTATGGTCTAGTTACGGGAGGAGGATACCCGAAGGTTTAAAAAAGGATTTTTTTCTTGTTTATACTTGGATGCATGATGGATATGATTATCTTGGAGCTGGGATAGAGCTTCTTGTGCTGGTGCATTCGCTTTGAGCTATCTAAGGCGAAGCCCGGTTTTTTCAAGCTAGGTGAATTCACTTCCCTTCTAGTCGTAGTCGACTGCGGCTGCGTAGGTGGTGGCTCGTGTCTCGCTCTTCTCTATCTCATTGTCAACAAGCGACTGTGTAGCAATTTCAGCAAGCTGTAATTATCCAGACTTGGTCGCCCTTGTATGCCCAACAACAAGAATCCTCCCCCGGTTGTCCCCGGTTGTTCACCTTAATTGCTTACGGCGAGAACCCTTCAAACGTCTCCCAACCGAGGCCAAGAGGTGTTTGGCGACATATAATAATGATTTTCCAGTTAGAGATCCATTAGCATGCATTTACAAATacatatttcttctttgggcAGTGGTTTATAGTCCGTTCCTAGCTCCTTTGCGTCAAAGTGTAGCAGACTCCACCATCCCAACCGGCAAATCTCGAAACAGGCCGGCTTGATCCGACCCTTCGATATACTGCGGAGAAGTCCCCCTGCGGTTAACTGTGGAATGCATTAGCTCGTACATTGTACACGAAGTATGAGGTAAGCCAACCCCGACTTGACCCCGCACGATCGTCCCTTATCGATACTTCTTGGTTGGTATCATCCACACAAAACCAATCCACAACCCCTCCTCCAAAGTCCAACTCCAAGGATCAGAGATGCGTCCCTCAAACCCCCGCCCCCCAGTGACAGGCCCGGACTCCGGCCCCGAAGCTCCCTTCCCCATTCGCCTTTCTGGACCTGTGATCAAGGGCTTCGGACGCGGGAGTAAGGAGGTATGGTTCCGTCCTGTGGACTCACCTCTACCGAAGAAACAAGCTAACCGAATTGCCAAACCAGCTTGGTATCCCAACAGCAAACATCCCCGTCGACGGACTAGAGGAGGTGCTCCCCAAAGAATTGGGGGTGGGCGTTTACTATGGCGTTGTTGCGCTGGACCCAGCCACAGCGCCCGCGCCTTCATCATCTGATTCTACATCAGGAGACGCGGCTCCGATCCTCCCGGCTGTGCTCAGTATAGGTTATAATCCATACTACAAGAATAAGACGCGCTCGATTGTGAGTTTTGTGTACCCCCTCCTCCTGTACTTATTTGTCCATCAGACCAGATCTTGAtacctttctctttctcttccatcaaACAGGAAATCCACATCATGCCCTCCCTAACCCTGCCCTCTCCAACGGCTCCcagcgaagaaaaagaaaaagtcaAATTTCACAAACTTCCCGACTTCTACGGCACAAAGCTCAACCTGCTGATGCTAGGGTATATCCGGCCTGAATACGACTACGTTTCGATGGAGGCACTGGTCGAGGATATTCGTATTGATTGCGAGGTCGCGAGGGCGAGTCTGCTCCGCCCGGCTTACCGAGTGTATCTGGATGGAAATGAGGACGAAACGGTTAGCGCGCAGAGGGATTGGCTGAGGTCGTTCTGAACGTGAGCATATTTTATTAGCTTTCGTGATGATTTGCACCAGCGCTCTAGATATATAGATCGATATAGTTTTGGAGTGGCCTAGTATGGCGTGGGTTAGAATAACCGGTTTGCCGGCAACTTCCGGGGATAAGAAAGATGTTGCCTATCTCGATGCACCTGAGCCTATGACGTCGACTCGGCGCAGAGTGCCTTTAAGAAAAGCAGAGCCACCTCTGCCCCGTAGGGCTGAAAGCGTGAACGAATGATCTACCCATCAATTGACCTTTACATCCAGCTCAATTGAGATAGTCTTTCTCCCACAATGTCCAGATTGTTCAGTCATATCCGGCGGCGCAGCTCCACGCATCGCCCGAAGCCTCCCACCCCGCGCAGGGTCTATGTCGTTTCCAACTCACCTACCTTTGACACTGCTTCCCTGCGCCGACTAGAGACGGAGGGGTTCTCGGTCGAATATGTGCCGTTTCTCGCGGAGAGCGACGATATCGACCGGGACAGAAGGGAATTGGAGAGGATCATTCATGAGCGAGGGGATGACCTTGAACCTGGGGAGAGATATGCGATTGTGGGTATGTCTTTGAACTAATCTAAGAGTATCGGCGTATATAGTAACTTATATTGATACATTGGACAGCGTTCAACCGCCCCGCATATCTCCTTTTCCGCTCGCATCACCAGTCATCAAGCACGAACCCCTTCCCTCGCCTTTGCgcctttattgctttctACCCAGATGCCCCGCAGGTGGCATCTTTAAACTCTTCGGAGCCAGCTCGTCTCCCGCCCTCGACAACcgcagcatcaacatcgacgTCTATGGCCTTTAAGACTGACGCGAACCTCGCAATCCAGATTCACCTCGCTGGGTCGCGGAACGAGAGCTTTGCGATGTGGGATGACAGTAACAAGCGGCATCATTGCCACCTGCTCTTCTACCCGGAGTCCCAACCAGGCTTTGCAGAGTCCGCTGCCTCATCGACGTATGACCGCACTAGTTCGCGATTGGCATGGAGCCGATCGTTGAACTGTTTGAAACGCGGTTTTGGATGGCCTAGTGGTGGAGGTGATTGGGGGGCGCCTGATCCGGAGCTGGTCTGGGAAGGATATTGGAGGAATATCCACGAGTCCGCCAAAAATCCACCCTCTACTTCGTCGCCTGACATGCTTGGTCTGATGGTgggtggaggagctgggaatcggCAATTCGATGACCGGACGTGTGTGAATTGTGTTCCTTCTGGCGTCGGAGGTTGTCCACCAATTCTGCTTGACAATCATACGTAAGCTAATGAGACTAGGGTCGTCACCCTCCGAAATCACGACGTTTTACTCCACGAAATTCGTCCCTTCTGGCCCACCTTCCCAGCGAATCCGCCTGCTTTCTCGCACTTCGGGCGCGGACCGCGTGGTTGACGAGCTGCTGCTCACCTTTGAGCATACAGAGGAAATACCCTGGATGCTACCTGGGGTACCGCCGACTGGACGTTCTGTTCGCATCCCCCTCATCATGACAGCTGGCTTCCTGGGTGGGAAGATCGCCAACCACAACATATACTGGGATCAAGCAAGCGTGCTGGTGCAGGTTGGTCTCTTAGACCCAACCCTTATCCCAACCAGTTTCAAAGCAATCGGGCCAAACCGCGAAGGAAAGGACACCATCGAGCGAATGCCTGTTGTAGGCGAAGAAGCTGCAAGTAGCGTTCTATATTAATTGGAGAGATAAGCCATAATTGATAAAGCAGAATTAAGCCACAATATTTTTGAGTCGCGACTGTAACTGCGCGAGTTCTTTGCTGACCCCTCCGGCACTTTTCAAGGTCAGGACACTTGCTTCTTGTGCTAAGGGAAGTACATCCTCAACCCTTCCATGTCCGGAGGCAAGCCCAGAAATAATAACCCCAAGTAAAGTGTCACCTGCTCCATTGACGCTGATGATGGCGTCGTCTGTTAGTTTCGCAGCGGGTGGAAACAACCGCATGTACACCCCTCCGATCAGATCGCCCGTAGACACAGTGCGGGAGAGAATGTAGGGACTATATTCCGGATCAGTAAGGCGGGAATCTCCCGGCTTCAGCAACTGGGTAAGCAGCGCTCCTCTGGCGCCCAATTTGGTGATTATGCAtggaagaaatggaagaagctggatgCTCTGCTGTGGTATGCCTTCGTCCACAAGAGCGGCAGATGTCATCGCGACGAGCCGTTCTCTTGAGCCTGACGACGTCATACCCATTGCATCGATAACGCGCCACCAACCGGCGGTTTCGAAAAGGCCATTTTCCCGCGCGGCGGTGTACATGGCTGCGAGTTCAAATTCATTCGGCGTCGCAAGGCTCACAGTATTGTTCGGAACGCATGCAGATTCTCCAACAGCGGCCTCCCTCTCAGGGCCTTTCTTGAAGAGGAATTGAGACTTGGCGGTCGAGACAGGCTCAAAGGCAACTCGAGCACCGTGCTTGTTTGCCGCTGCTACCCACTTGGAAAGCAACTCAGGGCTCCAGTTGGCATCAACCATCACCCACTGGGGCTTCGCGCGGGAAACGACTGGCTCCCAAAAACTGTCAAAGTCCAATGTCTCCGCAGGAAGTTGCAAAATTCCCATATCGGCCATAGCCACATGAAGATCCCTTGTCGCATCGTTCACTGCAACGTATTGTGCTGTGCGCGCTCCAGACGACGCAGGTAGCACTTTTACGCCACTCGTGGGAAGGTTTTCTTGCTGCAGAAATGTGAGGGCTGCGTGACCGCTCAAGTCATCGCCAACCACGCTGCAGAACATCACGGAACTGCCTAAAGACGATGAAGCAA
This sequence is a window from Aspergillus nidulans FGSC A4 chromosome IV. Protein-coding genes within it:
- a CDS encoding dienelactone hydrolase (transcript_id=CADANIAT00000563), encoding MSRLFSHIRRRSSTHRPKPPTPRRVYVVSNSPTFDTASLRRLETEGFSVEYVPFLAESDDIDRDRRELERIIHERGDDLEPGERYAIVAFNRPAYLLFRSHHQSSSTNPFPRLCAFIAFYPDAPQVASLNSSEPARLPPSTTAASTSTSMAFKTDANLAIQIHLAGSRNESFAMWDDSNKRHHCHLLFYPESQPGFAESAASSTYDRTSSRLAWSRSLNCLKRGFGWPSGGGDWGAPDPELVWEGYWRNIHESAKNPPSTSSPDMLGLMVGGGAGNRQFDDRTCVNCVPSGVGGSSPSEITTFYSTKFVPSGPPSQRIRLLSRTSGADRVVDELLLTFEHTEEIPWMLPGVPPTGRSVRIPLIMTAGFLGGKIANHNIYWDQASVLVQVGLLDPTLIPTSFKAIGPNREGKDTIERMPVVGEEAASSVLY